The Prevotella fusca JCM 17724 genome includes a window with the following:
- the nspC gene encoding carboxynorspermidine decarboxylase encodes MKVNPLTYSELSRPMYVLEEARLKENLKLIAYVAKEADVEIILAFKAYALWRTFPLFRDYIKATTASSLYEARLGFEEFGAPTHTFSPGYTDYEIDGIARCSSHLVFNSLTQYERYHIRAKMENEKLSFGLRVNPEYSEVETLIYNPCAPGTRFGISAGKLPEKLPEHVDGFHIHCHCESGSDVFERTLSHIEEKFAKWFPQLKWINFGGGHLMTRKDYDIQRLIRTLLEFHKRYPWLKVILEPGSAFVWQTGPLVAQVVDVVEDHGIKTAILNASFTCHMPDCLEMPYHPTVRNARLVDEDGSAKGEYTYRLGANSCLSGDWMGSWSFDHALQVGENIIFEDMLHYTTVKTNMFNGITHPSIALLHTDNELEILREYTYEDYRDRMD; translated from the coding sequence ATGAAAGTAAATCCATTGACATACTCCGAACTCTCCCGCCCAATGTATGTGCTGGAAGAGGCACGGCTGAAAGAAAATCTAAAGCTCATCGCCTATGTGGCAAAAGAGGCTGATGTGGAAATTATTCTCGCATTTAAAGCATATGCCCTATGGCGTACCTTCCCCCTTTTCCGTGACTACATCAAGGCAACAACCGCATCCTCACTCTATGAAGCCCGACTGGGTTTTGAGGAATTCGGTGCTCCTACACATACCTTCTCACCGGGCTATACCGATTATGAGATTGATGGTATAGCTCGCTGTTCATCCCACCTCGTCTTCAACTCACTGACACAATACGAGCGATACCATATCCGTGCCAAGATGGAAAATGAGAAACTAAGTTTTGGATTACGTGTGAATCCAGAGTATTCTGAGGTGGAAACGCTCATTTACAACCCCTGTGCACCGGGTACACGCTTCGGAATATCTGCCGGAAAACTGCCGGAAAAGCTGCCAGAACACGTAGACGGGTTCCACATCCACTGCCATTGCGAGAGCGGAAGTGACGTCTTCGAGCGTACACTGTCACATATTGAAGAGAAGTTTGCCAAGTGGTTCCCTCAACTGAAGTGGATCAACTTCGGTGGCGGACACCTTATGACCCGCAAGGACTATGACATCCAACGTCTGATACGCACATTACTGGAATTCCACAAGCGTTATCCGTGGCTCAAGGTCATTCTTGAGCCAGGTAGTGCCTTTGTCTGGCAGACGGGACCGCTCGTAGCACAGGTGGTAGACGTAGTGGAAGATCATGGAATCAAGACTGCTATTCTCAATGCCAGCTTCACTTGTCACATGCCCGACTGCCTTGAAATGCCTTACCACCCTACCGTCCGCAATGCACGTCTTGTCGATGAGGACGGCTCAGCAAAGGGCGAATATACTTACCGACTGGGAGCCAACAGCTGTCTGAGTGGTGACTGGATGGGCTCATGGAGCTTTGACCATGCACTACAGGTGGGCGAAAACATTATCTTTGAAGATATGCTACACTATACAACGGTCAAGACAAATATGTTCAACGGCATCACTCACCCATCCATCGCCCTACTCCATACAGACAACGAACTGGAGATTCTGCGAGAATATACTTACGAGGATTATCGTGACAGAATGGACTAA
- a CDS encoding creatininase family protein has product MDRKQILRTREVDLSVSNYGTTCQQHYDLALLPWGATEPHNYHLPYLTDCILSHDIAVDAALKASDEYGVRAMVMPPVTLGAQNPGQRELAFCVHARYETQRAILADIVASLHHQGLRKLLIVNGHGGNSFKNMIRDLMIEFPDFTIATSEWFKMVPAHDFFENPGDHADELETSVMMHYHPELVDLAEAGEGKAGGFAVKALKSGSVWIPRDWGKVSADTGIGDPRTATTEKGQKFAAAVVGKYAEFLRDFLQENLYE; this is encoded by the coding sequence ATGGATAGAAAACAAATACTCAGGACACGGGAGGTGGATCTCTCTGTCTCAAACTATGGAACGACATGCCAGCAGCATTATGATCTTGCACTGTTACCTTGGGGTGCAACTGAGCCGCACAATTATCATCTGCCTTATCTGACAGACTGTATTCTCTCTCATGACATTGCTGTTGATGCAGCTCTCAAGGCATCTGATGAGTATGGTGTACGTGCCATGGTCATGCCACCTGTTACTTTGGGTGCACAGAACCCCGGACAACGGGAGCTTGCTTTCTGTGTGCATGCACGTTATGAGACACAGCGAGCCATTCTTGCTGATATAGTAGCGTCATTGCATCATCAGGGATTGCGCAAACTGCTTATTGTCAACGGACATGGGGGAAACTCGTTCAAGAATATGATTCGTGATCTGATGATTGAATTTCCCGACTTTACCATTGCTACAAGTGAATGGTTTAAGATGGTTCCTGCACATGATTTCTTTGAGAATCCGGGAGATCACGCTGATGAACTGGAGACATCGGTCATGATGCACTATCATCCAGAGCTTGTTGATCTTGCTGAGGCTGGTGAAGGAAAGGCTGGTGGCTTTGCCGTTAAGGCATTGAAGAGCGGTAGTGTGTGGATTCCTCGTGATTGGGGAAAGGTGTCTGCTGACACTGGTATCGGTGATCCCCGTACTGCTACGACTGAGAAAGGACAGAAGTTTGCTGCAGCTGTTGTGGGTAAGTATGCTGAGTTTCTGAGAGATTTCCTCCAGGAGAATTTATACGAATAG
- the ftcD gene encoding glutamate formimidoyltransferase, producing the protein MVREKQIIECVPNFSEGRDKDVIKQITDEVERVKGVKLLDVDPGEATNRTVVTFVGEPSVVVEAAFRCVKKAAQLIDMRQHHGAHPRMGATDVCPLIPVAGITLEECAALARQLAERIANELQIPCYCYEAAAKTPGRKNLAVCRKGEYEALPQRMTEAAEAPDYGAREWDEQLVRTGCTAVGARDFLIATNFNLNTTSTRRANAIAFDVREKGRPMREGGSPVGKPMKNEKGEVIMQPGTLKATKAIGWFIDEYGIAQVSMNITDINVTPLHVAFDEVCRCAQNRGIRVTGTEIVGLIPKRTLLEAGTYFLKKQERSTGIPEEDIIKIVIKSMGLDDLKPFNPREKVIEYLLEDANKTPKLIDLTVKEFVDETSRESPAPGGGTISAYMGALGAALGTMVANLSSHKAGWDARWEEFGNWAEKGQAIQAELMVLVDEDTEAFNRIMSAFGLPKGTDEEKAVRSAAIQEATLFATEVPLHTMKASFKVFELCSAMAEEGNPNSVSDAGVGVLAARAAVLGAGLNVKINASGLKDKAVAERLVGEANQLIVLANEAETAIMKVVEAKL; encoded by the coding sequence ATGGTACGAGAAAAACAAATCATCGAGTGTGTCCCTAATTTCAGTGAAGGGCGCGACAAGGATGTAATTAAGCAGATTACTGATGAAGTTGAACGTGTGAAAGGCGTGAAACTTCTGGATGTTGACCCAGGAGAAGCAACTAACCGTACTGTTGTCACCTTCGTAGGCGAACCATCTGTGGTTGTGGAGGCTGCTTTCCGTTGTGTGAAGAAGGCAGCACAGCTTATTGACATGCGCCAGCATCACGGTGCTCATCCACGTATGGGCGCAACAGATGTTTGTCCTCTTATTCCGGTTGCAGGCATCACCTTGGAGGAATGTGCTGCACTGGCACGTCAGTTGGCTGAGCGTATCGCCAATGAACTACAGATTCCTTGCTATTGCTATGAGGCTGCTGCCAAGACTCCTGGACGCAAGAATCTTGCCGTTTGTCGCAAGGGAGAGTATGAAGCCCTTCCCCAGCGTATGACAGAAGCTGCAGAAGCACCTGACTATGGTGCACGTGAATGGGATGAGCAGTTGGTACGGACTGGCTGTACAGCTGTTGGTGCACGTGATTTCCTGATTGCTACTAACTTTAACCTCAATACTACCTCCACTCGCCGTGCGAATGCTATTGCCTTTGATGTGAGAGAGAAAGGTCGCCCGATGCGTGAAGGCGGTTCGCCTGTAGGTAAGCCTATGAAAAATGAGAAGGGAGAAGTTATCATGCAACCCGGTACGTTGAAGGCTACAAAGGCTATCGGATGGTTCATTGATGAATATGGAATCGCACAGGTATCTATGAATATAACAGACATCAATGTTACTCCACTTCATGTTGCTTTTGACGAGGTATGTCGCTGTGCTCAGAACCGTGGTATTCGTGTGACGGGTACTGAAATAGTTGGTCTTATCCCTAAGCGTACACTTCTTGAGGCGGGAACTTACTTCTTGAAGAAACAGGAACGTTCAACAGGTATTCCCGAAGAAGACATCATAAAGATTGTCATTAAGTCAATGGGGCTTGATGATTTAAAACCTTTCAATCCACGTGAAAAAGTGATTGAATATCTGTTGGAAGATGCCAACAAGACACCTAAGCTCATTGATTTGACAGTCAAGGAGTTTGTTGATGAGACTTCACGTGAGTCTCCAGCACCTGGAGGCGGTACTATCTCTGCCTATATGGGTGCATTAGGTGCAGCCTTAGGCACAATGGTAGCAAACCTTTCCAGTCATAAGGCTGGCTGGGATGCACGCTGGGAAGAGTTCGGCAACTGGGCTGAAAAGGGTCAGGCTATTCAAGCTGAATTGATGGTACTCGTTGATGAAGATACTGAGGCATTCAATCGTATCATGTCTGCCTTCGGTCTTCCTAAAGGTACTGATGAGGAAAAGGCAGTGCGCTCTGCAGCCATACAGGAGGCAACACTGTTCGCAACGGAAGTTCCTCTACATACAATGAAAGCATCGTTCAAGGTGTTTGAACTTTGTAGTGCAATGGCAGAAGAAGGCAATCCGAACAGTGTTTCAGATGCTGGTGTTGGCGTATTGGCAGCCCGTGCAGCTGTTTTGGGTGCTGGTCTGAACGTGAAAATCAACGCTTCTGGCTTGAAAGATAAGGCTGTTGCAGAACGATTGGTTGGCGAAGCAAACCAGCTGATTGTACTGGCAAATGAAGCAGAGACTGCGATTATGAAGGTGGTCGAAGCTAAGCTCTGA
- a CDS encoding urocanate hydratase produces the protein MTKEEFVKDIRAGIPDCLSEPQAYDPAINHAPKRKDILTQDEKKLALRNALRYFPKKFHATLAPEFAEELRQYGRIYMYRFRPTYEMYARPIDEYPHKSEQAAAIMMMIQNNLDKAVAQHPHELITYGGNGAVFQNWAQYRLVMKYLSEMTDEQTLVMYSGHPLGLFPSHKNAPRVVVTNGMVIPNYSKPDDWERDNALGVSQYGQMTAGSYMYIGPQGIVHGTTITVLNAARKRLKEGETSIKGMLFVTSGLGGMSGAQPKAGNIAGVVSITAEINPLAAQKRYDQGWVDELYTSLDELIPAALKAVEEKRTVSMAYVGNVVDLWERLAAEDIHVDLGSDQTSLHNPWAGGYYPVGVSLEESKRMMAEEPQLFKEKVQESLRRQVAAINKLTDKGMYFFDYGNAFLLESSRAGADIIKADGKFRYPSYVQDIMGPMFFDYGFGPFRWVCSSGNPKDLETSDRIATEVLEEMRKTATPDIIGQLDDNIHWIKEAGKNHLVVGSQARILYADSEGRTKIALAFNEAIRKGEISRPIVLGRDHHDVSGTDSPFRETSNIYDGSQFCADMAVQNVIGDSFRGATWVSIHNGGGVGWGEVINGGFGMVIDGSEDSDRHIRQMLLWDVNNGIARRSWARNIGSIDAIRREMERTPNLCVTLPNFVDDDIINTAF, from the coding sequence ATGACGAAAGAAGAATTTGTTAAAGATATTCGTGCTGGTATACCAGACTGTTTGTCAGAACCTCAAGCATACGATCCAGCTATCAACCACGCTCCGAAGCGTAAGGATATTCTCACACAAGATGAGAAGAAACTTGCCTTGCGCAATGCCTTGCGTTACTTCCCAAAGAAGTTTCATGCGACATTGGCACCGGAGTTTGCGGAGGAATTACGCCAATACGGTCGCATCTATATGTACCGTTTCCGTCCGACATACGAAATGTATGCTCGTCCTATTGACGAATATCCGCATAAGTCTGAACAAGCGGCAGCTATCATGATGATGATTCAGAACAACCTCGATAAGGCTGTTGCACAACATCCACATGAGCTGATTACATACGGTGGTAATGGTGCTGTATTCCAGAACTGGGCGCAATATCGCCTTGTGATGAAGTACTTAAGTGAGATGACAGATGAACAGACGTTGGTTATGTATTCTGGTCATCCGCTCGGACTCTTCCCTTCCCATAAGAATGCACCACGTGTAGTGGTAACGAATGGAATGGTAATACCAAATTATTCCAAGCCTGACGATTGGGAACGTGACAATGCATTAGGCGTAAGCCAGTATGGACAGATGACAGCAGGTTCCTATATGTATATCGGTCCACAGGGAATCGTTCATGGTACAACTATCACCGTTCTGAATGCTGCACGCAAACGATTGAAGGAAGGAGAGACCAGTATTAAAGGCATGCTCTTCGTCACTTCTGGCTTAGGAGGTATGTCTGGTGCACAGCCTAAGGCTGGTAACATTGCAGGTGTAGTAAGCATTACGGCGGAAATCAATCCGCTTGCAGCACAGAAACGTTATGACCAAGGCTGGGTTGATGAACTATATACTTCGCTCGATGAACTTATCCCTGCAGCATTGAAGGCAGTTGAAGAGAAGCGTACAGTCTCTATGGCTTATGTAGGCAATGTTGTTGACCTTTGGGAACGTTTGGCAGCAGAAGACATACACGTTGATTTAGGAAGTGACCAGACCTCTCTTCACAACCCGTGGGCAGGCGGTTATTATCCTGTTGGCGTGTCATTAGAAGAGTCTAAGCGTATGATGGCAGAAGAACCACAACTCTTCAAGGAGAAAGTTCAGGAGTCTTTACGCCGTCAGGTTGCTGCTATTAACAAGCTGACAGACAAAGGAATGTACTTCTTTGATTATGGTAATGCTTTCCTCTTGGAGTCAAGCCGTGCAGGAGCTGACATCATAAAGGCTGATGGTAAGTTCCGTTATCCTTCTTACGTACAGGATATTATGGGTCCGATGTTCTTCGATTATGGCTTTGGACCGTTCCGTTGGGTTTGCTCATCAGGCAATCCAAAGGATTTGGAAACATCAGATCGTATTGCAACAGAGGTGCTGGAGGAAATGCGCAAGACTGCAACTCCAGACATTATCGGTCAGCTTGACGATAATATCCATTGGATTAAAGAGGCAGGAAAGAACCATTTAGTCGTTGGTTCACAGGCTCGAATCCTTTATGCTGACTCTGAAGGACGCACAAAGATAGCCTTGGCTTTCAACGAAGCAATACGTAAGGGGGAGATTTCCCGTCCTATCGTCCTTGGTCGTGACCACCATGATGTTTCTGGAACAGACTCACCTTTCCGCGAAACCTCCAATATATACGACGGTTCACAGTTCTGTGCTGACATGGCTGTACAGAATGTCATTGGCGACTCCTTCCGTGGAGCAACATGGGTATCTATTCACAATGGTGGTGGTGTTGGCTGGGGAGAAGTTATCAATGGTGGCTTTGGTATGGTCATTGATGGTAGTGAAGACTCTGACCGTCATATCCGTCAGATGCTCCTTTGGGATGTAAATAATGGTATCGCACGTCGCAGTTGGGCACGCAACATAGGCTCTATTGATGCCATCCGCAGAGAGATGGAACGTACACCGAACCTCTGTGTTACCCTTCCTAACTTCGTTGATGATGATATTATCAATACAGCTTTTTAA
- a CDS encoding thiamine-phosphate pyrophosphorylase, which yields MKLVIMTKSTFFVEEDKILSMLFEEGLDSLHISKADMSPLYLERLLSLLPSEYHRKITVHQHFYTKEEFSLGGIHLDGSNVAAPHGYRGVLSRTCDDVMQLKAMKKQSDYVFLKNIHQPRETSAEEERVLSDLELEEACRQGLLGRYVYAMGGVTLDDIPILRELDFGGVVVRNDLWDKFCIHSEQNFAPIIDHFRKLRALC from the coding sequence ATGAAGCTGGTCATTATGACTAAGTCCACGTTTTTTGTGGAAGAAGATAAGATTTTGAGTATGCTTTTCGAGGAAGGCTTAGACAGCCTCCATATCTCGAAGGCAGATATGTCCCCACTTTATTTGGAGCGTCTTCTTTCGCTTCTGCCTTCCGAATATCATCGTAAAATCACAGTACATCAGCATTTTTATACGAAGGAGGAATTCTCTTTGGGTGGTATCCATCTGGATGGTTCCAATGTTGCTGCGCCTCATGGCTATCGTGGCGTATTGAGCAGGACGTGCGATGACGTGATGCAGCTGAAAGCAATGAAGAAACAGTCGGATTATGTCTTCCTGAAGAATATCCATCAGCCACGGGAAACGTCGGCTGAAGAAGAGCGTGTCCTGTCTGACCTTGAGTTGGAAGAAGCCTGCAGGCAGGGACTTCTCGGGCGATATGTCTATGCGATGGGTGGTGTGACCTTGGATGACATACCCATTCTGCGTGAGCTTGATTTCGGTGGGGTGGTGGTAAGGAATGATCTTTGGGACAAGTTCTGTATCCACAGCGAACAGAATTTTGCACCCATCATTGATCATTTCCGCAAGTTACGTGCCCTCTGTTAA
- the hutH gene encoding histidine ammonia-lyase → MNKIHQISAEHLSIEQIGEIIKNGTKIELSEDARQRIICCREYLDNKIKESETPIYGVTTGFGSLCKISIDKDSLSQLQKNLVMSHACGVGDRVPNEIVKIMLLLKIQSLSYGYSACQLKTVERLIDFFNNDIYPVVYMQGSLGASGDLVPLAHLSLPLIGMGEVEYKSKILSGADILKKMKWDTIELVSKEGLALLNGTQNMNAFAVWALLQSERLSQWADVIGTMSLEAYDGRIEPFTHAVHAVRPHKGQIDTAARIRELLEGSELIKQPKVNVQDPYSFRCMPQVHGASKDTIAYVKSVIDVEVNAATDNPTVCPDEDLVISAGNFHGEPIAQPMDFLAIALCELSNISERRIYKLVSGTRNLPSFLVAKPGVNSGFMIPQYTAASIVSQSKTYCTPASVDSIPSSQGQEDHVSMGANAATKLYQVVLNTEWVLAIELFNAAQALEFRRPLKSSPTIEAIHKAYRKDVPFIDTDEFMAPHIAKSVEFLRK, encoded by the coding sequence ATGAACAAAATTCATCAGATTAGTGCCGAGCATCTGTCTATAGAACAGATAGGCGAGATTATCAAGAACGGTACAAAGATTGAACTTTCAGAAGATGCTCGTCAGCGTATTATCTGTTGTAGAGAGTATCTCGACAATAAGATTAAAGAATCAGAGACGCCTATCTATGGCGTGACGACTGGCTTCGGCTCTCTCTGTAAGATATCCATTGATAAGGACAGTCTTTCACAGTTACAGAAGAACCTTGTGATGTCTCATGCATGTGGTGTAGGTGACCGTGTTCCTAATGAGATTGTAAAGATAATGTTGTTGCTCAAGATTCAGTCACTCAGCTATGGCTACTCTGCCTGCCAGCTGAAGACCGTAGAGCGACTGATAGATTTCTTCAACAACGACATCTATCCTGTTGTATATATGCAAGGTTCTCTGGGCGCGTCGGGCGACCTTGTTCCTTTGGCTCACCTTTCTTTGCCACTTATCGGTATGGGTGAAGTTGAATATAAAAGTAAAATTCTCTCTGGTGCTGACATTTTGAAGAAGATGAAATGGGATACTATCGAACTCGTTTCTAAGGAAGGACTTGCCCTGCTTAATGGTACGCAGAACATGAATGCCTTTGCTGTATGGGCACTCTTACAGAGTGAACGCTTGAGCCAGTGGGCTGATGTCATCGGAACAATGTCCCTTGAGGCTTACGATGGACGTATAGAACCATTCACACATGCTGTTCATGCCGTTCGTCCCCATAAGGGACAGATTGACACCGCAGCACGGATAAGAGAATTGCTGGAAGGAAGTGAGCTTATCAAGCAGCCAAAAGTAAATGTACAGGATCCTTATTCATTCCGCTGTATGCCGCAGGTTCACGGGGCATCAAAGGATACTATTGCCTATGTTAAGTCAGTGATAGATGTCGAGGTGAATGCAGCAACGGATAACCCGACGGTCTGCCCTGATGAAGATTTGGTCATCTCTGCCGGAAACTTCCACGGAGAACCTATCGCACAACCCATGGATTTCCTTGCCATTGCCCTGTGCGAACTGAGTAATATCTCTGAGCGTCGTATCTATAAGCTCGTGTCTGGAACACGTAACCTGCCGAGTTTCCTCGTGGCTAAACCTGGTGTGAACAGTGGCTTTATGATCCCACAGTACACGGCTGCATCCATTGTCAGCCAGAGCAAGACTTATTGTACACCAGCATCCGTTGACAGCATCCCGTCTTCACAGGGACAGGAAGACCACGTCAGTATGGGTGCCAACGCAGCTACGAAACTCTATCAGGTTGTATTGAATACCGAATGGGTACTTGCCATTGAGCTCTTCAATGCAGCACAGGCTCTTGAGTTCCGTCGTCCGTTGAAGTCATCTCCTACCATAGAAGCTATCCACAAGGCTTATCGTAAGGATGTTCCTTTCATCGATACAGACGAGTTTATGGCACCTCATATTGCCAAGTCGGTTGAGTTCCTGCGCAAATAA
- the hutI gene encoding imidazolonepropionase, with protein sequence MKRLLIKNIGLLAGIDHDGKLFLKGKEMAELHTLPDAYLVIENGRFTDYGKMNDCPPSSGTDEVVDAEGGTVLPSWCDSHTHIVYAGSREQEFVDKICGLSYAEIAKRGGGILNSADRLHELSEDELYQQAMKRVDEIIRKGTGCVEIKSGYGLNTEDELKMLRVIRRIKETTRLKVVSTFLGAHAVSREYKGRQEAYVDLIINEMIPAVGADNLAEFIDVFCDTGFFTPEETARILKAGAEYGMRPKIHADELESSGGVEVGVEYKALSVDHLESMTEEEIKILKDSQTMPTALPGTSFFLNLPFALGRKMIDRGLPLTLASDYNPGSTPSGDMKFIVSLGCIKMRLMPAEAINAATLNGACAMGLSNEYGSITRGKVANFFITDRIPSIEFIPYAYTTPIVRRVFLQGEEYV encoded by the coding sequence ATGAAAAGACTGTTGATAAAGAATATCGGTTTACTTGCTGGTATAGACCACGACGGAAAGCTATTCCTAAAAGGTAAAGAGATGGCAGAACTTCACACGCTGCCAGATGCTTATCTCGTCATAGAGAACGGACGCTTTACAGATTATGGTAAGATGAATGATTGTCCGCCATCTTCTGGTACCGATGAAGTTGTTGATGCAGAAGGAGGAACTGTTCTCCCTTCATGGTGCGACTCCCATACACACATTGTCTATGCTGGCAGTCGGGAACAAGAATTTGTTGACAAAATCTGTGGACTGAGCTACGCAGAGATAGCTAAGCGAGGTGGTGGCATCCTTAACTCTGCAGACCGCCTTCATGAATTGAGCGAGGACGAACTGTATCAGCAGGCAATGAAACGTGTTGATGAAATTATTAGGAAAGGAACAGGTTGTGTAGAGATAAAGAGCGGGTATGGTCTGAACACGGAAGACGAACTGAAGATGCTCCGTGTTATCCGTCGCATCAAGGAGACTACACGCCTGAAAGTGGTCTCAACATTCCTTGGCGCACATGCCGTGTCACGTGAATATAAAGGCAGACAGGAAGCGTATGTTGATTTGATAATCAACGAAATGATACCGGCAGTGGGTGCGGATAATTTAGCAGAATTCATTGATGTTTTCTGTGATACGGGCTTCTTCACGCCTGAAGAGACTGCACGCATTCTTAAAGCTGGTGCAGAATACGGTATGCGACCAAAAATTCATGCTGACGAGTTGGAGTCGTCCGGTGGTGTAGAGGTCGGCGTAGAGTATAAGGCGCTGTCAGTAGATCATTTAGAGAGTATGACAGAGGAAGAAATAAAGATCCTGAAAGATAGTCAGACTATGCCTACCGCTCTTCCTGGAACCTCCTTCTTCCTTAATCTGCCCTTTGCCTTAGGACGGAAGATGATAGATAGAGGACTGCCACTTACACTTGCAAGTGATTACAATCCCGGCTCTACTCCGTCGGGCGATATGAAGTTTATCGTTTCGCTTGGCTGTATCAAGATGCGTTTGATGCCTGCTGAAGCCATCAACGCAGCAACCCTGAACGGAGCGTGTGCCATGGGATTGAGCAACGAGTATGGTTCTATCACACGTGGGAAGGTAGCAAACTTCTTTATTACAGATAGAATCCCGTCTATTGAATTTATCCCATACGCCTATACTACTCCTATTGTACGGCGGGTATTCCTGCAAGGTGAAGAGTACGTATAG
- a CDS encoding ribose-phosphate pyrophosphokinase: MSENNSFLVFSGTQTRYLAEKICASLGCPLGNLVMTRFSDGEFVVSYEQSIRGKDVFLVQSTFPSSDNLMELLLMIDAAKRASARQIIAVMPYFGWARQDRKDKPRVSIGAKLVADLLSVAGIDRLMTMDLHADQIQGFFNVPVDHLYASGVLLPYVQSLNLKDIVIASPDVGGSKRANTYAKYLGCPLVLCNKTRARANVVDTMQIIGDVKDKNVIIVDDMVDTAGTITKAADIMKEAGAQSVRAIASHCVMSGPATERVEASALEEMVFTDSIPYTARCSKVKQISVAEMFAETIQRVLNNESISSQYLI, from the coding sequence ATGAGTGAAAACAACTCTTTTTTGGTATTCTCCGGTACACAGACGAGATACCTTGCTGAGAAAATCTGTGCCAGCCTCGGCTGTCCGCTTGGCAACTTGGTAATGACCCGCTTCTCTGATGGTGAGTTTGTCGTTTCCTATGAGCAGAGTATCCGTGGCAAGGATGTCTTTCTTGTACAGAGCACTTTCCCGAGTTCTGACAACCTAATGGAGCTTCTCCTGATGATTGATGCTGCCAAGCGTGCTTCTGCCCGTCAGATTATCGCTGTTATGCCTTACTTCGGCTGGGCTCGTCAGGATCGTAAGGATAAACCACGTGTCAGCATTGGTGCAAAGTTAGTGGCTGATTTGCTGAGTGTTGCAGGTATCGACCGTCTGATGACAATGGACCTACATGCTGACCAGATTCAGGGTTTCTTCAATGTTCCTGTTGACCATCTCTATGCCAGTGGTGTGCTTCTTCCTTATGTTCAGAGTCTTAACCTGAAGGATATTGTCATTGCCAGTCCTGATGTAGGTGGCTCAAAGCGTGCCAATACGTACGCCAAGTATCTTGGTTGTCCGCTGGTTCTTTGTAACAAGACCCGTGCACGTGCGAATGTTGTTGATACGATGCAGATTATTGGTGATGTGAAGGATAAGAACGTTATCATCGTCGATGATATGGTTGACACAGCCGGTACTATCACCAAGGCTGCTGATATCATGAAGGAAGCCGGTGCGCAGAGTGTCCGTGCCATTGCTTCTCATTGTGTGATGAGTGGTCCTGCTACGGAGCGTGTTGAGGCTTCTGCATTGGAGGAAATGGTTTTCACAGATTCAATCCCGTATACAGCCCGGTGCTCAAAGGTTAAGCAGATTTCCGTTGCAGAGATGTTTGCAGAGACTATCCAGCGTGTTCTGAACAATGAGAGTATATCAAGTCAGTACCTGATATAA
- a CDS encoding DnaJ domain-containing protein — MAFIDYYKILGVDRNIPQKDVRAAYRKRAKQFHPDLHPNDPKAKAKFQALSEAFEVIGDPDKRAKYDKYGEQWRNAEAYENAGGFGGFQGGQGGGNPFGGFDFSNFGSGGGGFSSFFQDLFGGGSRRRSSGFNTGRTHGQQHPGQMEANVGIDLYTALLGGEVVIQLSGGQKVKLKVKPLTQGGTKVRLRGKGYDRGDGTFGDLIITYNVKLPDHLTERQKELIEQMRRAG, encoded by the coding sequence ATGGCATTTATAGACTATTATAAGATTCTTGGCGTTGACCGAAACATCCCACAGAAGGACGTGCGGGCAGCCTACAGAAAGCGGGCAAAGCAGTTTCACCCGGACCTACACCCGAACGACCCGAAAGCAAAAGCCAAGTTCCAGGCACTGAGCGAGGCGTTTGAAGTGATTGGTGACCCGGACAAGCGTGCCAAATACGACAAGTATGGTGAACAATGGCGTAATGCTGAAGCCTACGAAAATGCTGGCGGCTTTGGTGGATTCCAGGGCGGACAAGGTGGCGGAAATCCATTCGGAGGATTCGATTTCAGCAACTTCGGCAGTGGTGGCGGTGGTTTCAGCAGTTTCTTTCAGGATCTCTTTGGTGGTGGAAGCCGGCGTCGTTCATCAGGATTCAATACGGGCAGGACACACGGACAACAGCATCCGGGACAGATGGAAGCTAATGTCGGCATTGACCTCTACACAGCTTTGTTAGGCGGCGAGGTCGTCATACAGCTCTCTGGGGGTCAGAAAGTAAAACTGAAAGTAAAGCCTTTGACACAAGGCGGAACAAAAGTTCGTCTGCGTGGCAAGGGCTATGACCGTGGAGACGGCACTTTCGGAGACCTTATCATTACATACAACGTGAAACTTCCAGACCATCTGACAGAGCGACAAAAAGAACTAATTGAACAGATGAGGCGTGCGGGATAA